In Terriglobus aquaticus, the genomic window ACTACCTGATCCTCGCCACTGGCTCGACTCATAGCTACTTCGGCAAGGAAGAGTGGGCTTCGCTCGCACCTGGGCTAAAGACGATCGAAGACGCCGTGGAAATCCGCCGCCGCGTTCTGCTGGCCTTTGAAAAAGCAGAGGGCGAGATGCTGGAGACGGGCAAGCACCCGGCGCTAAACTTCGTCATCATCGGTGGGGGGCCAACGGGCGTGGAGCTTGCCGGCGCTATTTCCGATATCGCCAAGCTGTACATCCGTAAAGACTTCAAACACATCGACCCGGCCTCGGCGCGCGTGCTAATTCTTGAGGGCTCGCCGGCTATCCTCGCCGCCTATCCGGAGGATCTGCAGAACAGCGCGCTGCAGCAGCTTAAGGAACTGGGCGTGACGGTACGCACCGGCCAGCGCGTGACAGATGTTCAGCCCGGCTACGTGATGGTAGGCGACCAGCGCATCGATTCCGTGGTCACGCTGTGGGCCGCCGGGGTGCAGGCCAGCCCGCTGGGCAAGATGCTGGGCGTGGAGTGCGACAAGAAGGGCTGTGTGATGGTGGATGAATACCTCCACCCCAAGGCGCATCCGGAGATCTTCATCTGCGGCGACCTGGCTCACGCCATGAGCGACGGAAAGCCGGTCCCGGGAGTGGCGCAACCCGCCATGCAGATGGGAACCTATGCAGGAAAGTCCATCGCGCTGGAGGTGGAGGGCGGCCGCATGAAGAAGCCCTTCCACTACTTCGACAAAGGCGACCTTGCGACCATCGGACGCAGCGCCGCCGTGGGCAATGTGAAATGGCCGTTCCGGGCGCACATGAGCGGTTTTATGGCCTGGCTCACGTGGCTGGTGGTGCACATCTTCTTCCTGATCGGATTCCGCAATCGCTTCTCCGTGTTCCGCAGTTGGGCGTTCACCTATCTGTTCTTCCAAGAGGGCGTCCGTCTCATCACCGGATCGCAGGAACTTCCCGGATGGGGCGTCGAAGACACGCCCGTGGGCGAACTCACGACTCAACCAATCGAGCCCTAGATCAAGCGGAGCCCACTGGCCGAATCTGTCGCGCCCACGGCAAAGCATCTCAGCTTTCCCGTGGGATCGTCTGACGCGGATATGAACATTCGCGCTGCAGCGTGGCTGACGCTCGCTTTGATTTCCGTTTCGTGTGCGATGCCGGCCCACGCCCAGACCTTCCTCCTTCCGCTCGACAGTGACGGGTCTGGTCAACAGTCCACGCCTGCAGCGAAGAAACCCACTCCGATCGGCACGATCAGTGTGGGGTATGCATACCTGTGGGCCGACCAGGGCGGCTATCATCGCAACCTGAATGGCTGGCTGGCAAAGCCGACCTTCAATCTCGCGAACGGCTGGGCCGTTTACGCGGACGCCTCCAACTACTACGGTGCAAACCGGAAGGGCAGCGTCAACGCGCACACCTACACGCTGGGTGTGTCCAAGGAAATTCTGCCAAAGCCGAAGCTGAAGCCGGCGCTGTTTCTGCAAATGGGTGATTCGCGCAATTCCAACGCGGGCTCGGTGGTAAACGCATACGCTCTGTTGACCGGCATCAATGTGACTACGCCTCTCACGAAATGGGTATCGCTCTCGATCATCCCCGCCGAGTACGTCTATACGCATCCGGACGGTGAGAACCGGAACAGCTATAACGCAAAAGTCGCCCTCGTCTTCCCATTCGGCAAAAAGAAGGGCTGAACGAAAACCAGGCAGCAGAGAGGGGCACGGCTCTCGCCGTGCCCCTTCTTACTGTGTGGATTGCTTGTCTGCTTACGCTTCCTGCAACTGCTGGCGGCGCGGCCGGCGATTGGCCTGCAGCACCTTCTTGCGCATGCGCAGCGACTTGGGTGTGACCTCGACCAGCTCATCGTCAGCGATGAACTCGATGCACTGCTCCAGCGTTAGCTGCTTGTACGGCACCAATCGCAAAGCTTCGTCAGCCGACGAAGCGCGCATGTTGGTCAGCTTCTTTTCGCGGACCGCGTTCACGTCCAGATCGTTGTCGCGGCTGTTCTCGCCCACGATCATGCCTTCGTACACCTCGACGCCTTCGCCCATGAAGAGCACACCGCGCTCCTGCAAGCCGTTCAGCGCGTAGGTGGTGGTCACGCCAGCGCGATCGCTGATCAGCGCGCCCGTGGGCCGCTGCGGAATCTCACCCTGGTACGGCATGTAGCCGTCGAACAGCGAGTTCATCACGATCGTGCCCCGCGTTTCGGTCAGCATTTCGCTGCGCAGACCGATCAGGCCGCGCGACGGAACCTTGAACTCCATGCGTACGCGGGCATCGCCGTGCATCTTGACCATCTCGCCCTTGCGCGGCCCAAGCTTCTGGATCACGGTGCCGCTGAACTCGTTCGGCACGTCGATGGTGACGTACTCAACCGGCTCCATCAGCACGCCATCGATGCGCTTGGTGACGATCTCGGGACGGCCCACCTGCAGTTCGTAGCCTTCGCGACGCATCATTTCGATGAGCACGGCAAGCTGCAGTTCGCCGCGGCCCAGCACCTTGAAGGCGTCCGGTGAGCCGGTCTCTTCCACGCGGATGGAAACGTTGGTCTGCAGCTCCTTGTCCAGGCGCTCACGCAGATTGCGGCTGGTGACAAACTGGCCTTCGCGGCCTGCAAACGGCGAGTTGTTCACGCTGAACTGGATCGCGATGGTCGGCTCGTCGATGACGATGGGGGGCAGGGGCGCGGGGTTCTCGAGCGAGGTGATCGTCTCGCCGATGGTCAGGCCGCTGACGCCCGCGATTGCGACGATGTCGCCCACTGTGGTCTCTTCGATATCCGTCCGCTTCAGGCCGCTGAAGCTGAACAGCTTGGTGATCTTGACCGGCTGCAGCGACCCGTCCAGGCGCGCCACGTTCACGGTTTCGCCGGTCTTCAGCGTTCCGTTGAAGACGCGGGCGATGCCGAGGCGGCCAAGGTAATCGGAGTAGTCCAGGTTGGTGACCAGGATCTGCAGAGGGCCGTCGGCATCGCCCTTGGCCGGCGGGATCGTCCCGACGATTGTCTCAAACAGCGGCTTCAGGTCGGTGCCGGGCTGATCCATGTCCAGCGTCGCGGTGCCCGCCTTGCCGTTGGTGTACACGACGGGGAAGTCGAGCTGCGACTCATCGGCGTCGAGGTCGATGAACAGGTCATAGACCTCGTTCAGAACTTCCTGCACGCGAGCGTCAGGACGGTCGATCTTATTGATAACGAGGATGGGCGTGAGGCCGCCGGCAAGCGCCTTCGACAGCACGAAGCGGGTCTGCGGCAGCGGACCTTCCGAAGCGTCCACCAGCAGGACGACGCCGTCGACCATCTTCAACGCGCGCTCCACTTCGCCGCCGAAGTCGGCGTGGCCCGGCGTGTCGACAATGTTGATCTTGCCATCGCCGTAGTGCACGGCGGTGTTCTTGGCCAGAATGGTGATGCCGCGCTCGCGTTCCAGGTCGTTGGAGTCCATGACGCGGTCGGCCACGGCTTCATTGGCGCGGAACGTTCCGCTCTGCTTCAGCATGGCGTCCACGAGTGTGGTCTTGCCGTGGTCAACGTGGGCGATAATGGCGATGTTGCGAATAGTCTGGCTCACAGCGGTGCTCGGTCCTGTTCTTCGGGGCTGAATTGCGAATGGGTCTTGCAAACGGGCGCCAAACGAGGGTTCGGCACTCCCGGTGCGGCAAAAGGCGCACAAAAGCAATGCTTCCAGTCTACAGGAGCGGGTGCCCAGCGCGTTTCCCGGGCGCGGCAGAGCCTGTTGCTTTCCGGTAAACTTCTCGGAGCATGTCCACTGCCGTACAGCCCGCGTCAGCAGACGCCAAGCCGAAGCCCGCGTTCCAGATGAAGCCAGGGCACCGGCCCATGCCGCTGCGGCGACAAGCGAGGCTCGCCACGTTGCGCGTGCGGGAACTGCTAAGCATCGGTTACGCGCTGGTGCACACCGGCCACCCCTACATGGCTCAGATCGTGCCCATGCGCCGCTGCAACCTGGCCTGCACGTACTGCAACGAGTTCGATAACCACTCCGACCCGGTGCCGATCGAGGAGATGGACCGGCGCAT contains:
- a CDS encoding NAD(P)/FAD-dependent oxidoreductase, coding for MAAADVTGGVRKRVLIVGAGFAGLRAAEALEHAEVNVTIVDKKNHHTFQPLLYQVAMAVLSAADIAQPIRTIIRSPNTQVLMDEVVGFDVDHRRAHLRSGTELQYDYLILATGSTHSYFGKEEWASLAPGLKTIEDAVEIRRRVLLAFEKAEGEMLETGKHPALNFVIIGGGPTGVELAGAISDIAKLYIRKDFKHIDPASARVLILEGSPAILAAYPEDLQNSALQQLKELGVTVRTGQRVTDVQPGYVMVGDQRIDSVVTLWAAGVQASPLGKMLGVECDKKGCVMVDEYLHPKAHPEIFICGDLAHAMSDGKPVPGVAQPAMQMGTYAGKSIALEVEGGRMKKPFHYFDKGDLATIGRSAAVGNVKWPFRAHMSGFMAWLTWLVVHIFFLIGFRNRFSVFRSWAFTYLFFQEGVRLITGSQELPGWGVEDTPVGELTTQPIEP
- the typA gene encoding translational GTPase TypA → MSQTIRNIAIIAHVDHGKTTLVDAMLKQSGTFRANEAVADRVMDSNDLERERGITILAKNTAVHYGDGKINIVDTPGHADFGGEVERALKMVDGVVLLVDASEGPLPQTRFVLSKALAGGLTPILVINKIDRPDARVQEVLNEVYDLFIDLDADESQLDFPVVYTNGKAGTATLDMDQPGTDLKPLFETIVGTIPPAKGDADGPLQILVTNLDYSDYLGRLGIARVFNGTLKTGETVNVARLDGSLQPVKITKLFSFSGLKRTDIEETTVGDIVAIAGVSGLTIGETITSLENPAPLPPIVIDEPTIAIQFSVNNSPFAGREGQFVTSRNLRERLDKELQTNVSIRVEETGSPDAFKVLGRGELQLAVLIEMMRREGYELQVGRPEIVTKRIDGVLMEPVEYVTIDVPNEFSGTVIQKLGPRKGEMVKMHGDARVRMEFKVPSRGLIGLRSEMLTETRGTIVMNSLFDGYMPYQGEIPQRPTGALISDRAGVTTTYALNGLQERGVLFMGEGVEVYEGMIVGENSRDNDLDVNAVREKKLTNMRASSADEALRLVPYKQLTLEQCIEFIADDELVEVTPKSLRMRKKVLQANRRPRRQQLQEA